The following are encoded together in the Pelagicoccus enzymogenes genome:
- a CDS encoding endo-1,4-beta-xylanase, translating to MKKRLPLCSFAIALLAPSILNGQNATAIVMEAENATLGSSFSTATADGVTYITPSVNFTGSAPTSASTVASFSVTFPEAGDYELFARIYVGNGAANDDSFIPANDLGDATVGNNDDWSAANGLWNAGFSDPDEIVLSVGDTGTTTWKWIRVSTFSDVGLLTVPSSQLAQTYKLASREDGLRIDKIAFGPLRVSFTVDQLDNGLAGWDQRQPNDGQDFQATGPILAHGKSKFLGSVWSSTASNNKDFEFYWNGMWHGNGGKWGSVESTRDNMNWSNLDQGYQFAKANGVKFNFHVLLWGAQQPSWISALPPAEQLEEIEEWMSLVANRYPDIDYLQVVNEPINAPPDGSVSPEGGSSRANYIAALGGTGETGFDWILESFRLARHYFPDTPLMINEYNIEGNHDRSDRYLEIIQTLQAEDLIDLVGFQGHAFSTKFASSQDLSTILDKIASTGLPIMITEMEIDGHDDYVQLAEYQRVFPIYWDHPSVIGVNISGHIGNWRADQGAVLVNDNFTERLALQWLREYVADSGWTSFSGYLSKRDLDSQVHAFTNDADGDKLSTGLEFLLGSDPQFPFNEVAPLWAWSMKRGELTLPFSPDTGEGKVTIQSSVDLKHWQDEASYDLRFRRAEGMEIVGSDESPVLRFQGNAFSEPALYYRLKFSLPQ from the coding sequence ATGAAAAAACGTCTCCCTCTTTGCTCGTTCGCGATCGCCTTGCTCGCGCCCTCCATCCTCAACGGTCAAAATGCGACAGCTATCGTCATGGAAGCGGAGAACGCGACCCTCGGCAGCTCCTTTTCCACCGCTACCGCAGACGGAGTCACCTACATCACGCCCAGCGTCAACTTCACTGGCTCGGCCCCCACTTCCGCAAGCACTGTGGCGAGCTTCAGCGTCACCTTTCCGGAAGCCGGCGACTACGAGCTCTTCGCCCGCATCTACGTCGGCAACGGAGCCGCGAACGATGACAGCTTCATTCCCGCAAATGACCTGGGAGACGCGACTGTCGGCAATAACGACGACTGGAGCGCCGCCAACGGACTTTGGAACGCCGGGTTCTCCGATCCCGACGAAATCGTTCTCTCGGTCGGCGACACCGGAACAACCACATGGAAATGGATACGCGTATCCACATTCTCTGACGTCGGACTGCTGACAGTTCCCTCCTCTCAGCTGGCCCAGACCTACAAGCTCGCGAGCCGCGAAGATGGACTTCGCATCGACAAGATTGCATTCGGCCCGCTCCGCGTAAGCTTCACGGTCGACCAACTCGACAACGGACTCGCCGGCTGGGATCAAAGACAGCCGAACGACGGCCAAGACTTCCAAGCGACCGGCCCCATCCTCGCCCACGGAAAAAGCAAGTTCCTCGGCAGCGTCTGGTCCTCCACCGCTTCCAACAACAAGGACTTCGAATTCTACTGGAATGGAATGTGGCACGGAAACGGCGGCAAATGGGGATCCGTAGAGAGCACGCGCGACAACATGAACTGGTCAAACCTCGACCAAGGATACCAGTTCGCAAAGGCCAACGGCGTTAAGTTCAACTTTCACGTTCTGCTCTGGGGAGCCCAACAGCCAAGCTGGATCAGCGCCCTTCCGCCAGCCGAACAACTCGAAGAAATCGAGGAATGGATGTCTCTCGTCGCAAACCGGTATCCAGACATCGACTACCTACAAGTCGTAAACGAACCCATCAACGCTCCTCCCGACGGCAGCGTTTCCCCCGAAGGAGGGAGCTCCCGAGCTAACTATATCGCCGCCCTCGGCGGAACCGGCGAAACGGGATTCGACTGGATTCTCGAATCCTTTCGCCTCGCTCGTCATTATTTCCCGGATACGCCGCTCATGATCAACGAGTACAATATCGAAGGCAACCACGACCGCTCCGACCGCTATCTGGAAATCATCCAAACCCTGCAGGCGGAGGACCTCATCGACCTCGTCGGCTTCCAAGGCCACGCCTTCTCCACCAAGTTTGCCAGCTCCCAAGACTTGTCCACCATCCTGGACAAAATAGCGTCGACCGGTCTGCCCATCATGATTACCGAGATGGAAATAGACGGACACGACGACTACGTCCAACTCGCCGAGTACCAACGCGTCTTCCCCATCTACTGGGACCATCCCAGCGTCATCGGAGTCAACATCAGCGGACACATCGGCAACTGGCGAGCCGATCAAGGCGCCGTACTGGTGAACGACAACTTCACCGAGCGCCTCGCCCTGCAGTGGCTGCGCGAATACGTGGCAGACTCCGGTTGGACCAGCTTCTCCGGCTACCTATCCAAGCGAGATCTGGACTCTCAAGTTCATGCCTTCACTAACGACGCCGATGGAGACAAGCTTTCCACGGGCCTGGAATTCCTGCTGGGCTCGGATCCCCAATTCCCTTTCAACGAAGTCGCGCCCCTCTGGGCTTGGTCCATGAAGCGTGGCGAGCTCACCTTGCCCTTCTCCCCCGATACAGGAGAAGGAAAGGTCACCATCCAATCGAGCGTCGACCTCAAACACTGGCAGGACGAAGCAAGCTATGACTTGCGATTTCGCAGAGCGGAAGGGATGGAGATCGTAGGCAGCGACGAGTCGCCGGTGCTGAGGTTTCAAGGAAACGCGTTCAGCGAGCCCGCCTTGTACTACCGCCTCAAGTTCTCCCTTCCCCAATAG